The following coding sequences lie in one Hyphomonas adhaerens MHS-3 genomic window:
- the astD gene encoding succinylglutamate-semialdehyde dehydrogenase, which yields MDGVYIDGRWRAGNGALVQNHCPATGDVVWDGQGADDSQVHDAVASSQKAFKHWSRLPQGDRTAILERYAEEIEKRADAIAETVSRDMGKALWESKSEAATMKAKVGVSIAAQVERAGTKCSSANFGSSHLTHRPHGVMAVFGPFNFPGHLPNGHIVPALLAGNTCVFKPSELAPGVAFHMAEAFAAAGLPEGCLNIVHGGRETGGALLNADINGLLFTGSAATGVFFHKHFAGRPEIILALEMGGNNPLIIWDPADVDAAADIAAQSAFLTTGQRCSCARRVILPEGTWGDQVTDAIIARADGLAIGAWDEEDVFMGPLVSQKAAVNAVEFQNMLLARGGRALKSLEQLDRGGGFVSAGVIDVTGATDIPDEELFGPVMQIIRVPDFDQAIARANATRYGLSGGLVSDDDGLWVKAHHEMRAGILNRNRPTAGASGAMPFGGPGHSGNFRPGAYYAADYCAWPQASQVSDKAVRMSAQGFPK from the coding sequence ATGGATGGTGTATATATCGATGGCCGATGGCGCGCAGGGAACGGCGCGCTGGTTCAGAATCACTGTCCGGCCACCGGAGATGTCGTCTGGGACGGTCAGGGGGCGGACGATTCACAGGTTCATGACGCTGTTGCGTCTTCGCAAAAAGCTTTCAAACATTGGAGCCGCCTGCCGCAGGGAGACCGGACTGCGATTCTGGAGCGCTACGCGGAAGAAATCGAGAAGCGGGCAGATGCCATTGCGGAAACGGTCAGCCGGGATATGGGCAAGGCATTGTGGGAGTCGAAATCCGAAGCCGCGACGATGAAGGCCAAAGTGGGTGTTTCCATCGCCGCGCAGGTTGAGCGGGCGGGGACGAAGTGCAGTTCCGCCAATTTTGGATCTTCCCACCTCACCCACCGTCCGCACGGGGTCATGGCCGTGTTCGGCCCATTCAATTTTCCAGGTCACCTGCCAAATGGCCATATCGTGCCGGCGCTCCTCGCCGGAAACACGTGCGTGTTCAAGCCGTCCGAACTGGCGCCGGGAGTGGCCTTTCATATGGCTGAAGCGTTTGCCGCCGCCGGACTGCCGGAAGGATGTCTCAATATTGTCCATGGTGGTCGGGAAACGGGCGGTGCGTTGCTGAATGCCGACATCAACGGCCTTCTGTTTACAGGCTCTGCTGCAACCGGTGTCTTCTTCCATAAGCATTTTGCCGGCCGTCCGGAAATTATTCTTGCGCTCGAAATGGGTGGGAATAACCCGCTGATCATCTGGGATCCTGCAGATGTGGATGCGGCCGCTGACATTGCTGCGCAATCGGCATTCCTGACGACGGGGCAGCGCTGCTCCTGCGCGCGCCGGGTTATCCTTCCCGAAGGAACATGGGGAGATCAGGTCACCGACGCGATCATTGCGCGGGCTGACGGACTGGCCATTGGTGCCTGGGATGAAGAGGACGTGTTTATGGGGCCTCTGGTTTCACAGAAAGCTGCCGTGAACGCAGTAGAATTCCAGAACATGCTGCTGGCCCGGGGCGGCCGCGCATTGAAATCGCTGGAGCAATTGGACAGGGGAGGCGGCTTTGTTTCCGCCGGTGTGATCGACGTGACAGGCGCCACGGATATTCCAGACGAGGAATTGTTCGGCCCAGTCATGCAGATCATCCGGGTTCCGGATTTCGATCAGGCAATCGCTCGCGCAAATGCAACGCGTTATGGCTTGTCCGGCGGTCTCGTCAGTGATGACGACGGGCTCTGGGTGAAGGCGCATCATGAAATGCGAGCAGGCATTCTCAACCGGAATAGGCCAACAGCCGGCGCCAGCGGGGCCATGCCGTTCGGCGGGCCCGGGCATTCCGGAAACTTTCGTCCGGGGGCATACTATGCAGCGGACTATTGTGCGTGGCCCCAGGCGAGCCAGGTGTCAGACAAGGCTGTGCGCATGAGCGCGCAGGGCTTCCCCAAGTGA
- the astB gene encoding N-succinylarginine dihydrolase, translating to MSAREVNFDGLIGPTHNYGGLSDGNLASSRNAGDVSNPREAALQGLEKMRTLLRAGLTQGVLPPLPRPNFDLLVSAGFSGSDRQIIEQAAAQAPRLLKIAYSASSMWTANAATVSPSADTQDGRLHLTAANLSTMLHRSLEHPDTTASLQAIFGDDRHFAVHAALPMHADFADEGAANHVRLCATHGAPGVELFVYGRDAGESIAGYPSRQARLASESISRGHGLAPGRSVFARQSAEAINAGAFHNDVVCVGTADTLFFHEAAFEDTAATLDRLRKASDGLFDLKSVMVPAAEVPLEDAIRSYLFNSQLLVVPGESRLVLVAPSEVQDTESTRAYCERLISGNGPIGRVDYVDVRQSMRNGGGPACLRLRVVMTDAEIAACHQAVLLTEDRIDALQAVVRTAYRDRLAPEDLADLSFADECRIAREALLDVLELEELA from the coding sequence GTGAGCGCCAGAGAAGTCAATTTTGATGGGCTTATCGGTCCAACCCACAATTATGGGGGACTATCCGACGGAAACCTCGCAAGCTCTCGAAATGCCGGTGACGTTTCCAATCCGCGTGAGGCGGCACTTCAGGGCCTGGAGAAAATGCGAACCCTGTTGAGAGCCGGTCTGACACAAGGTGTTTTGCCGCCTTTGCCACGTCCTAATTTTGATCTTCTGGTTTCAGCGGGTTTCAGTGGAAGTGACAGGCAGATTATAGAACAGGCTGCTGCCCAGGCGCCGCGACTCCTGAAAATTGCCTATTCCGCCAGCAGCATGTGGACAGCCAATGCCGCAACCGTATCGCCTTCGGCGGACACGCAAGACGGACGCCTTCATCTGACAGCGGCCAATCTTTCCACAATGCTGCACAGGTCTCTTGAACATCCTGATACAACAGCATCGCTGCAGGCGATCTTCGGAGATGATCGGCATTTTGCCGTACATGCTGCTTTGCCGATGCATGCGGATTTTGCTGATGAGGGCGCGGCGAACCATGTCCGCCTGTGTGCCACCCATGGTGCGCCCGGCGTGGAACTGTTCGTTTATGGGCGCGATGCGGGGGAAAGCATTGCGGGCTATCCCTCCCGGCAGGCACGGCTCGCCTCAGAAAGCATATCGCGCGGTCATGGGCTGGCGCCGGGGCGTTCGGTCTTCGCCCGGCAATCCGCTGAAGCGATCAACGCGGGCGCATTCCACAACGACGTGGTTTGCGTTGGTACGGCTGACACCCTGTTCTTCCACGAAGCCGCCTTTGAAGATACGGCGGCGACTCTGGACCGATTGCGGAAAGCGTCGGACGGATTGTTTGATCTGAAGTCAGTCATGGTTCCAGCCGCTGAGGTGCCGCTGGAAGATGCCATTCGATCTTACTTGTTTAATTCGCAATTGCTGGTCGTTCCTGGCGAATCCCGTCTGGTCCTGGTGGCACCCAGTGAAGTTCAGGATACAGAATCGACACGCGCTTACTGTGAGCGTCTGATCAGTGGAAATGGGCCGATTGGCCGGGTCGACTATGTTGATGTCCGGCAATCCATGCGAAATGGCGGTGGTCCTGCCTGCTTGCGCCTGAGGGTCGTCATGACAGACGCAGAAATCGCGGCGTGTCATCAGGCCGTATTGCTGACGGAAGATCGGATTGATGCGTTGCAGGCTGTCGTCCGTACGGCTTACCGCGACCGGCTCGCACCAGAGGATCTCGCGGATTTGTCATTTGCGGACGAATGCCGAATTGCGCGAGAGGCTCTGCTCGATGTTCTCGAACTGGAGGAACTGGCATGA
- the maiA gene encoding maleylacetoacetate isomerase — protein MIRLYDYWRSSAAYRVRIAMNLKGVSYQQIPVNIAPGADEQKSAEYRAVNPQMRVPAMEVDGQQAGQSLAIFEWLEETYPKPAILPADPWARLQARSFANTIACDIHPLNNLSVLATLRNEFGADDAAVTRWYHDWIRRGFEALEGFAAGQGKGRFLFGDAPTIAEITLVPQIANARRFDMDLSAFPALLALDASCLELKAFQKATPEANKPD, from the coding sequence ATGATCCGACTTTATGATTACTGGCGTTCATCTGCAGCGTACCGCGTACGCATTGCAATGAATCTCAAAGGTGTCTCTTATCAGCAGATCCCCGTAAATATTGCCCCGGGCGCTGATGAACAAAAATCAGCTGAGTATCGGGCCGTGAATCCTCAGATGCGGGTTCCGGCAATGGAGGTCGATGGGCAGCAGGCTGGACAGTCCCTCGCCATTTTTGAATGGCTTGAAGAAACATATCCAAAGCCGGCCATTTTGCCTGCCGACCCGTGGGCCCGCCTACAGGCGCGGTCCTTCGCGAACACGATTGCGTGTGACATTCATCCCCTGAACAATCTGTCCGTGTTGGCCACGCTCCGAAACGAGTTTGGGGCGGACGATGCAGCGGTGACACGCTGGTATCATGACTGGATCCGGCGTGGGTTCGAAGCTCTGGAAGGTTTTGCCGCCGGGCAGGGGAAAGGCCGTTTCCTGTTTGGAGACGCACCGACAATCGCAGAAATTACGCTGGTTCCACAGATCGCCAATGCAAGGCGGTTTGATATGGATCTTTCGGCCTTTCCTGCGCTTCTTGCGCTGGATGCGTCGTGCCTTGAGCTGAAAGCCTTCCAGAAGGCAACGCCTGAGGCAAACAAGCCGGACTAG
- a CDS encoding DUF6285 domain-containing protein, whose amino-acid sequence MHDAPSTAELVEAVKRFIDDTASPQLTGHAAFHARVASNVLATILRELEQRPEAEMEEKARLAALLNADPDTPLETLNRNLCDRIKTGSMDLSTDGLLDHLKTTTIAQLSVDQPRYSGLALALQSRG is encoded by the coding sequence ATGCATGACGCCCCCTCAACGGCCGAACTCGTCGAAGCGGTGAAGCGCTTTATTGATGACACCGCCTCGCCTCAACTCACAGGTCATGCCGCGTTTCACGCCCGTGTCGCCTCCAACGTCCTGGCAACGATACTTCGCGAACTGGAGCAGCGTCCGGAAGCGGAGATGGAAGAGAAAGCGCGTTTGGCAGCCCTGCTGAATGCTGATCCGGATACGCCACTGGAAACCCTGAACCGCAATCTTTGCGACCGCATCAAGACCGGAAGCATGGACCTTTCCACAGACGGCCTGCTGGACCATCTAAAAACCACCACAATTGCGCAGTTGTCTGTCGACCAACCTCGCTATTCAGGGCTGGCTCTCGCGTTGCAATCACGTGGCTGA
- a CDS encoding phosphotransferase family protein: MLSQGKSLACPFFPAIVAKMGSNEQIASALEAWANTKFGAGSTVSGLKRLSGGASQETWAFEVSGNGQENALILRRAPGGVEAARSSQAIGLAMEATLLTHAAKAGVPVPPVLGVFEDDPQLGQAFVMDRISGETLGRKILRDDEYSGARKVLAGQCGDALARIHSIPADTLPDLPVSDGLNQLAKYESIYRAYDLPRPVFELAISWLKAHAPAALPVVLVHGDFRLGNLMVSEQGLASVLDWELAHIGDPREDIAWLCVNSWRFGHSDKRVGGFGDLPDLLEAYAAAGGPEMAPRDIDWWEMLGSLKWGIMCMTMYEAFRSGADPSVERAAIGRRVSETEIDLVNLLEGVRDHA, encoded by the coding sequence ATGCTCTCGCAGGGGAAGAGCTTGGCGTGCCCTTTCTTCCCTGCAATTGTGGCGAAGATGGGAAGTAACGAACAGATCGCAAGCGCGCTAGAGGCCTGGGCCAACACAAAGTTTGGTGCTGGCAGTACAGTAAGCGGCCTTAAGCGCCTTTCCGGCGGCGCAAGCCAGGAAACGTGGGCCTTTGAAGTCTCTGGAAACGGCCAGGAAAACGCCCTGATTCTCAGGCGCGCGCCCGGCGGCGTTGAAGCGGCCCGCTCGTCCCAGGCGATTGGTCTGGCAATGGAAGCAACACTCCTGACCCACGCAGCGAAAGCCGGTGTTCCTGTTCCGCCCGTGCTGGGCGTCTTCGAAGACGATCCGCAACTGGGCCAGGCTTTTGTCATGGATCGTATCAGTGGGGAGACCCTTGGACGAAAAATACTCCGCGACGATGAGTATTCAGGCGCGCGCAAAGTTCTTGCCGGCCAGTGCGGCGATGCCCTCGCCCGCATCCACTCCATTCCGGCTGACACCCTGCCTGACCTCCCCGTCAGCGATGGGCTGAACCAATTGGCCAAGTATGAATCGATCTACCGGGCCTATGACCTGCCCCGCCCTGTGTTCGAACTCGCGATATCCTGGCTTAAAGCACATGCTCCGGCGGCCCTGCCCGTTGTCCTGGTGCATGGAGATTTCCGGCTTGGGAACCTGATGGTTTCCGAACAGGGACTCGCATCCGTGCTCGACTGGGAACTCGCGCATATCGGTGACCCTCGTGAAGACATCGCCTGGCTTTGTGTCAATTCCTGGCGTTTTGGACATTCTGACAAGCGCGTTGGCGGGTTTGGCGACTTGCCGGACCTGCTGGAAGCTTACGCCGCCGCCGGTGGCCCGGAGATGGCGCCCCGCGATATCGATTGGTGGGAAATGCTGGGCAGCCTGAAATGGGGCATCATGTGCATGACAATGTACGAGGCCTTCCGGTCCGGAGCTGACCCCAGCGTAGAGCGGGCTGCCATCGGCCGCCGCGTTTCGGAAACCGAGATAGATCTCGTGAATCTGCTGGAAGGAGTGCGCGACCATGCATGA
- a CDS encoding DUF502 domain-containing protein, translating into MGILEVEKLPRVSAWAWLRARFFAGMVIALPIVVTFAILQFFINYIDQRVVPFLPESLRPETYLNYAVPGFGVIVLVLFLTILGAITTNLLGRSVVVITDRVLSQIPIVRTVYSSFKQLVDVFANNPTEQFRECVLIQFPREDSWCLGFVAAPARGEVRSHLSEEYIGVFVPTTPNPTSGFIMFVKAENTIKLHMSVEEGARMILSAGLVVPEHPDVQAAIDAANDRQPKTEAGEPSSPEPDAEPGHEPTQDPDLK; encoded by the coding sequence ATGGGCATTCTTGAGGTGGAGAAACTGCCTCGTGTGAGTGCTTGGGCCTGGCTGCGTGCGCGCTTCTTTGCCGGAATGGTTATCGCGTTGCCGATCGTTGTGACGTTCGCGATCCTGCAATTTTTCATAAACTATATCGATCAGCGGGTCGTGCCGTTCCTGCCGGAATCGTTGAGACCGGAAACCTACCTGAATTACGCCGTGCCCGGGTTCGGCGTAATCGTGCTGGTCTTGTTCCTCACAATCCTGGGCGCGATTACAACCAACCTTCTGGGGCGGTCAGTTGTTGTCATTACGGACCGCGTGCTGAGCCAGATCCCGATTGTGCGGACCGTCTATTCTTCGTTCAAGCAACTCGTCGATGTTTTTGCCAACAATCCGACCGAACAGTTTCGCGAATGCGTTCTGATCCAGTTTCCACGGGAAGACAGCTGGTGCCTTGGCTTTGTCGCTGCTCCTGCGCGCGGTGAGGTCAGATCGCATTTGAGTGAAGAATATATTGGTGTCTTTGTTCCCACGACACCCAACCCGACGTCGGGTTTCATCATGTTTGTGAAAGCCGAAAACACGATCAAGCTGCACATGAGCGTCGAAGAAGGCGCCCGCATGATTCTATCGGCCGGGCTTGTCGTGCCGGAGCATCCGGATGTGCAGGCTGCGATCGACGCGGCCAATGACAGGCAGCCTAAGACAGAAGCCGGGGAACCATCATCTCCCGAACCAGACGCAGAGCCCGGCCACGAACCGACTCAAGATCCGGATCTGAAGTAA
- the recG gene encoding ATP-dependent DNA helicase RecG produces MRDERLFPLFEPLDSLSGVGPKLKPALERLAGGEHVWDLLLHLPERWVDRRVRPSIEETEFGEVATVKGEVHAYHPPYNEKSPHRVQLYDGTGFLTLAFFRADGRWLQGQFPIGKERVVSGRIEDYRGERQMTHPDYIVDPAREALPPAVEPIYGLTAGLTNKRVHGFVEQALQRVPDDLPEWADTGLVEAKRWPAFKEALQWLHTPETYDEEKFALARERLAYDEALARESAFALARMARKRRSAPSVPRAEERIAELLRALPFAPTGAQSRAFDQISEDMSGTSPMRRMLQGDVGAGKTLVGAMAAVQAAAGGFQSAFMAPTEVLARQQYETLNKLLSPLGYSVAALSGRDKGTVRESTLMGLADGSIQIIAGTHALFQEAVRFRNLGLVIVDEQHRFGVADRMKLAGKAKSPHMLVMSATPIPRTLAQAVNGDLDVSILDEKPAGRKPVETRALPDTRMDEVVDAVGRAISRGERVFWVCPKVDVDDDDSTAVGRHAMLSKQLNVPVGLVHGRLKAAEKDSALENFRTGATRVLVATTVIEVGVDVPEATIMVIERAEGFGLAQLHQLRGRVGRGDKPSYCLLLYRPPLGDMARERIETLRRTDDGFEIAEADFKLRGPGDILGLRQAGATDYRVIDLSEDAALLAIAAKDAEALVTSDPDLESVRGRALRLVREMMVPRLLS; encoded by the coding sequence ATGCGAGACGAGCGACTCTTCCCCCTGTTTGAACCTCTGGATTCCCTTTCGGGTGTCGGGCCGAAACTCAAGCCTGCGCTGGAGCGCCTGGCGGGCGGAGAGCATGTCTGGGACCTGCTGCTCCACCTGCCGGAGCGCTGGGTCGACAGACGGGTCCGCCCCTCGATCGAAGAAACAGAATTCGGAGAAGTCGCGACGGTGAAAGGTGAGGTCCACGCCTATCACCCGCCCTATAACGAAAAGTCGCCTCACCGCGTGCAGCTTTATGATGGAACCGGCTTTCTGACGCTCGCCTTCTTCCGAGCCGATGGGCGCTGGCTGCAGGGGCAGTTCCCGATAGGCAAGGAACGGGTCGTCTCCGGCAGGATTGAAGACTATCGCGGCGAACGGCAGATGACCCATCCCGACTATATCGTGGATCCCGCGCGCGAGGCGTTGCCGCCCGCCGTAGAACCGATCTACGGGCTTACGGCTGGGCTGACGAACAAGCGGGTGCACGGCTTTGTCGAACAAGCCCTGCAGCGCGTTCCGGATGATCTCCCTGAATGGGCAGACACCGGACTGGTGGAGGCCAAACGTTGGCCGGCTTTCAAGGAGGCGCTGCAGTGGCTGCACACTCCTGAAACCTACGACGAAGAGAAGTTTGCATTGGCGCGTGAACGGCTTGCCTATGATGAAGCCCTTGCGCGAGAGAGTGCTTTTGCCCTGGCCCGAATGGCACGCAAGCGACGCTCTGCCCCAAGCGTACCTCGAGCCGAAGAACGTATTGCCGAACTGCTGCGCGCCCTGCCCTTTGCGCCGACCGGTGCACAGTCGCGGGCGTTCGACCAGATATCAGAAGACATGTCAGGCACATCCCCCATGCGGCGCATGCTGCAGGGCGATGTGGGCGCCGGCAAAACGCTGGTTGGTGCGATGGCCGCCGTTCAGGCAGCCGCCGGCGGATTCCAGTCCGCGTTCATGGCGCCGACAGAAGTGCTTGCCCGGCAGCAATATGAGACACTGAACAAGCTTTTGTCTCCGCTCGGTTATTCGGTCGCCGCCTTGTCCGGTCGCGACAAGGGGACGGTGCGGGAATCGACGCTCATGGGGCTCGCAGATGGTTCGATCCAGATCATCGCAGGCACACACGCCCTGTTCCAGGAAGCTGTCAGGTTCCGGAACCTGGGCCTCGTCATCGTGGATGAGCAACACCGTTTCGGCGTCGCCGACCGGATGAAACTGGCAGGCAAGGCCAAAAGCCCGCACATGCTGGTCATGAGTGCGACCCCCATTCCTCGCACGCTGGCACAGGCGGTCAATGGCGATCTGGATGTCTCCATCCTTGATGAGAAGCCTGCTGGACGAAAACCAGTCGAAACACGCGCGCTTCCCGACACACGGATGGACGAAGTCGTCGATGCCGTCGGGCGCGCCATAAGCCGCGGCGAGCGGGTGTTTTGGGTCTGCCCGAAAGTCGACGTCGATGACGATGATTCCACCGCGGTTGGCCGTCACGCCATGTTGTCGAAACAGCTGAACGTCCCCGTTGGTCTCGTTCATGGCCGGCTGAAAGCGGCCGAAAAAGATTCGGCACTCGAGAATTTTCGTACCGGCGCCACCCGCGTGCTCGTTGCAACGACCGTGATTGAAGTCGGCGTCGACGTCCCAGAAGCAACCATCATGGTGATCGAACGCGCCGAGGGGTTCGGGCTGGCCCAGCTCCACCAGTTGCGAGGGCGCGTTGGCCGCGGAGACAAGCCCTCATACTGCCTGCTGCTTTACCGCCCGCCTCTCGGCGATATGGCGCGGGAGAGAATTGAGACGCTGCGGCGCACGGATGACGGTTTCGAGATTGCCGAAGCGGATTTCAAACTCCGCGGTCCGGGTGATATTCTGGGCCTGCGCCAGGCGGGCGCCACCGACTATCGCGTGATCGACTTGTCCGAAGATGCCGCGCTTCTTGCCATTGCAGCGAAAGATGCCGAAGCGCTGGTTACTTCAGATCCGGATCTTGAGTCGGTTCGTGGCCGGGCTCTGCGTCTGGTTCGGGAGATGATGGTTCCCCGGCTTCTGTCTTAG
- a CDS encoding succinate dehydrogenase assembly factor 2, translating into MDARRRKLKFRAWRRGFREMDLLMGSFADQHLDTYGETELDQFEALLELPDWEVYAWLVGQADVPNDQRSAVLDQLIAFKYAAQAG; encoded by the coding sequence ATGGATGCCCGCCGCCGCAAGCTGAAATTCCGCGCCTGGCGCCGGGGATTCCGGGAAATGGACCTTTTGATGGGAAGTTTTGCGGATCAGCATCTCGATACATATGGTGAAACCGAACTTGATCAGTTCGAAGCGCTGTTGGAGCTGCCGGACTGGGAAGTTTATGCTTGGTTGGTGGGCCAGGCCGACGTTCCGAACGATCAGCGCAGCGCGGTTCTGGACCAATTGATCGCATTCAAGTACGCCGCGCAGGCCGGTTGA